A genome region from Bdellovibrionales bacterium includes the following:
- a CDS encoding Eco29kI family restriction endonuclease has translation MAKAKIFNPFKENVRDLLVSTFEKQQLLELPPANVDVGCGVYALYYVGNHKAYSPLAKSKKYPIYVGKAVVPGGRKGGGDPKKASSNFVTKRLREHAKTIAASPTLNLKDFECRWLLVVPEFTNAAEAILIDHYKPIWNKFISGFGIHHPGGGRLKQARSDWDMLHPGRAFAEKLPKGRASELIEKSLVEHFKIYKLK, from the coding sequence GTGGCAAAAGCTAAAATTTTTAATCCCTTCAAAGAAAATGTCCGCGACCTACTTGTCTCGACCTTCGAGAAGCAACAGCTTCTAGAGCTCCCGCCGGCAAACGTTGATGTTGGATGCGGCGTATATGCGCTCTACTACGTTGGTAATCATAAAGCCTATTCGCCCCTAGCAAAATCAAAAAAGTATCCGATATATGTTGGGAAGGCCGTAGTGCCTGGTGGACGAAAAGGTGGTGGCGATCCTAAGAAAGCATCTTCGAATTTCGTAACTAAGCGGTTACGCGAACATGCAAAAACAATAGCGGCCTCTCCGACACTCAATCTAAAAGATTTTGAATGTCGATGGCTTCTTGTTGTTCCAGAGTTTACGAACGCAGCCGAAGCTATTCTCATCGATCATTACAAACCTATCTGGAACAAATTTATTTCAGGCTTTGGCATTCACCACCCAGGAGGCGGACGACTCAAGCAAGCTCGATCTGACTGGGATATGCTTCATCCGGGTCGCGCCTTTGCCGAAAAACTTCCCAAAGGCAGAGCTTCCGAACTTATTGAAAAATCATTGGTCGAACATTTCAAAATATATAAGTTGAAGTAG
- the dcm gene encoding DNA (cytosine-5-)-methyltransferase encodes MAKIKSLKSVELFAGGGGLALGAHQAGISPILFLEWEKNSCETLRRNSQSSFGLAPNRILETDIRVFNVDQIPEAFDVLVGGPPCQPFSIGGKKNGHEDVRDLFPEYLRVLSKTKPKAFLIENVKGITSNRFKDYVEYVHLQLEHIEGCPLNDDDWQKQLPRLRKLSSKSPKKSYNVVSSLLNAVDFGVPQSRERFFIVGIRSDLGFQFEFPLATHGADALLYDKYITGAYFQKHGLKKRTAPKELERRLKALAQSKPLLQPYMTVRDALIGLPTPKDGKEHSEFQNHIGIPGARVYPGHTGSHIDQPAKTLKAGVHGCPGGENMVLHEDGSVRYFSVREAARMQTFPDDYFFFGSRSEAMRQIGNAVPVRLASILLSKMKKDLATRSRQSNVENRSRSSDQLDLGL; translated from the coding sequence GTGGCAAAAATTAAAAGTCTAAAATCAGTCGAACTATTCGCTGGCGGTGGCGGCCTTGCACTTGGTGCTCACCAGGCTGGGATCTCGCCAATTTTATTCTTGGAGTGGGAGAAGAACTCCTGCGAGACGCTACGCCGAAATTCTCAAAGTTCCTTTGGACTCGCACCAAATCGTATTCTCGAAACCGACATCAGAGTTTTTAACGTAGATCAGATTCCTGAAGCCTTCGATGTTTTAGTTGGAGGTCCTCCGTGTCAGCCCTTTTCAATCGGCGGCAAGAAAAATGGACATGAAGACGTTCGTGATCTCTTCCCGGAATACCTGCGCGTTTTATCAAAAACTAAACCCAAGGCTTTTTTGATTGAGAATGTTAAGGGTATCACGTCTAACAGATTCAAAGACTATGTTGAGTATGTTCATTTGCAGCTCGAACATATCGAAGGCTGTCCACTCAATGATGATGATTGGCAAAAGCAACTTCCTCGCCTGAGAAAACTGAGTTCTAAGTCTCCGAAGAAGTCATACAATGTTGTGAGTTCGCTATTAAACGCCGTTGATTTCGGAGTTCCTCAAAGTCGGGAGCGATTTTTCATCGTCGGTATACGCTCTGATCTTGGCTTTCAATTCGAGTTCCCGCTTGCAACACATGGTGCAGATGCGCTTCTTTATGACAAATATATCACCGGAGCCTACTTTCAAAAACACGGACTGAAAAAGCGAACTGCGCCCAAGGAACTTGAGAGAAGACTGAAGGCTCTTGCTCAGTCTAAACCACTGCTTCAGCCCTATATGACCGTTCGAGATGCGCTGATCGGTCTGCCCACTCCTAAAGACGGCAAAGAACATTCTGAATTTCAAAATCACATCGGCATTCCTGGTGCGCGTGTTTATCCAGGACATACAGGTAGCCACATTGATCAGCCCGCGAAAACTTTGAAAGCCGGAGTGCATGGCTGTCCAGGTGGTGAGAACATGGTTCTTCACGAAGATGGCTCCGTTCGTTATTTTTCAGTTCGAGAAGCTGCTCGTATGCAAACCTTCCCAGATGACTATTTCTTTTTTGGCTCACGATCAGAGGCCATGAGACAGATTGGCAACGCTGTACCAGTAAGGCTGGCTTCAATACTTTTATCCAAGATGAAGAAGGACCTCGCGACTCGCTCGCGCCAGTCGAACGTAGAGAACAGGTCGAGAAGTTCAGATCAATTGGATTTGGGCCTTTAG